ATAATAAAGGACTCCTCTGCTTGTGACGTCTTTTATTGTGCCTACAATGCTTATCGCTGTTCCTTCAATATCAATTTTTATTGCAGGGACCCTCCAGCGATCGCGGTCTTCGCGGACGGCTTTATGACATCTGGCGTCGAGCTCTACCGACATCACAGCGTCTGCGTCGAAGGCCTCCATATTTTTTCTCATCGTTATTATGTCGTCTTCTAATTCCTGTGTCGCAACGTCTCTGAAAGCCCCCAGAGGCAGCTTCGCAGTGCCAAAGCCTTTACCTGCCCCTTCTAACACCATGTCTTTTTTTATGATGTATTTTCCTAAATGCGACACTTCAAACTCGCTGTCACACGACCTCTCATCGTCTTCTAAGTATATCCCCAGGGTCTTATTGAAATAAGCCCTAACGGGGTTTTTTGCAATACCCAAGAGGTCGTCTATCGATATTGTATGAGCCCCCGTAGTGTTCTCCCCTTGAGATTTTATCTTTTCATCTTCGCAGAAAATCTCCCTCACGAAATGGTGAGGGCCGTCTTTTTCAGGATCATTCTTTGCTTCGCAGACATTATAGTCTTTAAAAGAATAGTTTTTTGCTAGGGTGTTGTTTTTATCGAAATAGCTTCTGTGATACTGCTGTAGTGGATGTTTTATCAAAAAAGTCTCTGAGAATACATTGTCGGCAATGTTATATGCTTTGTCGAGAAAGTCGACGACCTCCGATACGAGTATTGACGGCGAGCCTTTTCCATCTTCGTCGTCGCCATAATAACTCATATATAACACATCGCGTGCAGAGAGGATGTTTTCGAGGAAAAGATATCTGTCGAAATCCGCCCTCGTAGGCATATAGTCAGCGTCTTCATACGACGCCATATTGTCGAGAGAGTTTCTGTCGTCACGACGTGGATACGACTCTTCGTCCATACCTATCAAGCATATAACTTTGGAAGGAACGGCGCGCATGGGAAACATCGAGCAGAAAGTCACGGCGCTACAGCTTTTATCACGGACGTCAACATCTTGCTTTGAAAGGATGATGTCGAGGTGTTTTAAGACAGTGCTAAAGGTAAAGAGTTCTTCTGCGACGGCTTTTCCTGCTTTTTCTATAGCGCCGAAAGCGCTGAAAAGACGCTCCCCATCGGCGACGGCTTTTTTGTCTGTGCTATCGATAGTAAGATATTCTTCAGCAAGACATCGTAGATACTCCGCCCAGTCCTTTATTGTCATCGTCGTGCCGTCGGCCAGAGGCTTTAGGTTGTCCTCAAACGAAGATATCAGTGACGACATCTTACCGATAAATGGCGCGTCGGAAAGCTCTACATCGATAACGGGAATGCCATCATGAACCTCCACCATGGCGAGCTTTTCCATGAGACGGCCCAACCCTTCTTCCCATGTGGCGGTGTCGCCCTCTTCTGTCATCGTTTTTTTGCGATGTTCTCTTGCGATGACCTCTTGTCGATGTTTTCCGTCTTTACCCCACCGTATGTTCATCGTATCGATCCACTGCCTCAAAGTCTCGATGTCACGTCCGGAGATATTGTGTTTCATACGAAAAGAAGGGAAGTCAAAAAGCTGCACTATCGCCGAAGACTCCCAGCGCCCTGTTGCGAGCCTCAGCAGTGATGAAAATGCCTCTATCAAGCATCTTTGTCCTCCACTTTTTGCGTCGGAGACGTTGAATGGCAACAAAGAATCTTCGCTACCGAACACTGCATCGATATATGGTATGTAGTCACCGATATCCGGCGCCATAACGATGACGTCCGAAGGAAAGATATCGTCATCTTCTCGCGTTCCTATGATGTCGAGGATGTTGTTATACAGAACCTGAACTTCCCGCATCCGCGACGAAGCCTTATGAACCTGTACCGTCTTGTCATACGCGTCGAATTTAATAGGATCTTTATCTTTACTGTTGCGCATCAGCAGCATATCTGCCTGTAAAGCCTTAAGCATCGTAACCTCTGGAGGGTCTTCTTCATAGATATCGGGGTGGACGATATCGCTGTACTGCTCATATTTCATGACATCACGAGGCAGACGATATTCTTCGACGACGTTATCCCCTTCTCCCGCTACAGCGAAGAACTCCCTGCCAAGCTTACCGAAGTTCGCAAGGAGCGGATTTGTATCGCGAAGGTACTCTTCGAGTTCTTCGGTCTGTCCTTCAGAGACGTCGCGTTTTTTCCAATATCGACGTATCCCTCGTGATTCTCTGTCGCTCCTAGTGTCTCCCCAGAAGAAGCAGCACGGCGACAAAGCATAATGATATACAGGAAGGTCGTCGCCAAGGCTGTCAAAGAACCTTTTATACACCGAAGGGATGAAGCTGAAGCCAAAAAGATGTACTTGCATATCCCCAGAAGAAACTTCAGAGTCTTCATATTTCTTATCTTCGCGATATGGATAGCTCCAAGCATCGTCGCCAGAAAATATCCGACGCCACAGCGCCTGCTGCCAGTCGTGATATTCCCCTTTTTCCCACTCTTCGACCATGGTTCCCGCATACAATCCATATTTCTCAAAAAGAAGGGAGAGGTGGTTTGATATCTCTATAACTCTATTCTCAACCTTCGAGGTTTTTTCGTGGACGTCACCGATATAGTCGAGAAGCGGCGCCCACAGAGCTCGGTCTTCTTGTGTCATATCATCATAAGACTTTATAACGTCTTTAATCTCTGTTTCTAGACGTAGCGCTATCTCAAGAGAAGACGAAATCTTCGATATCTTTTCATTATCTCCAGCGAAGCATCGTTTTTTTATGGTGTCGATACCATCGGAGAGGAAGGCATATTCTATCCCTGCAGCGATGCCGATATCATCGGCAAGGCGAAGCATAAGCCACGACTTTATTGCTCGGCTTGGAACGACAAGAAGTCGTCGGGCGAAAGGCGTGGTGCCTTCTTTTGAAAACATGCTATCGCGCATGTTCTCATATAGCGCCTCTACCCTGTTGCTAAAAAAAAGTGTTGTATTAACGTTCATTAGAAGCAATATACCAAAAAAAGCTCTTTTTTTAATGAAAAATCCGCTATCCTTTATGAATATGTTTAACATACTACATTTTTTACTATGATATTACGACGCAAAGCACGGAAAAATTACACCTCTTTCGCCTTCCTCAACATCGCCCAGTTTCTTGGTGCTATGAATGACAACATCTTCAAATTGCTTCTTGTGTTTTTGCTCATCGACATAAAAGGCGCTGAAAACAGCCCAGTAATCTTGGCGACAGCAGGGGCAGTATTCGTTATCCCGTTCCTTCTCTTCTCGCAAGCGTCTGGCGTCCTCGCCGACCGTATCAGTAAGAGAAACATCGTCGTTTTCACGAAATTCCTCGAACTTTTCGTTATGCTTCTCGGTGTTCTGGCTTTCGCTTTGCGCACCGAAACCTTCTCGTATGTAATATTGTTCCTTATGGCAACACAGAGCGCCATCTTCGGACCTTCGAAATATGGCATCATCCCTGAGCTCGTAAAAAAAGATCGGATAGCAAAGGCCAATGGACTACTGTCGCTATTCTCCTTCACAGCTATAGTGTTTGGAACATTCCTCGCGGCGTTCCTCACCGACATCACCGAAAGAAACTTCGTTCTGACCGCCTTGTTTTGCTCGTTCATCTCCCTCCTTGGAATCTTTGCGAGTCTGAAGATCGAGAAAACACCTCCTTCGGGGTCTCACAAAAAATTCAACCCGTTCTTCCTATACGAAATATATAAAACGCTGGCAAGATCACTAAAATACAACCACCTACTTACCGCTGTATTGGCTTCGGCGTTCTTCTTCTTCGTAGGGGCCTTCATGCAGCTAAACATCATACCTTTCGCCATGAGCTCCCTTGGTCTCACCGATGTACAAGGTGGATATCTCTTCCTCCTCGTGGCTATAGGAATAGGAACAGGATCGTTCCTTGCGGGAATCATCTCGGGAAAACAGGTTGAGCTAGGTCTTGTCCCTATCGGAGGCCTAGGAATTGTGGGCTGCTGTATCGTCTTAACAATATTCCCGACACACCTCAACGTCGTTGCAGGATCGATAACACTTCTTGGAGTCTTCGGCGGGTTCTTCATCGTCCCTGTCGATTCCTTTATACAAATAACTAGCCCCAAAGAGTACCGTGGGCAGACGTTAGCAACTATGAATTTCATGTCGTTCATCGGGGTATTATGCGCCTCGATGCTACTGATGCTCTTCAGCGAAAAGTTCGCCCTAACGCCAAACCAGGGATTCATCGGTATGGGGCTGATAACCCTCTTTGTAACGCTGATCATAACAATAACAATCCTAGACTATTTCGTACGTTTTCTCTCGCTCGTAGTCTCGAATATACTCTTTCGTGTACGCCTCAATGGAAAGAAAAACGTCCCAGCGTCGGGTCCAGTACTATTAATATGCCGACACTCTTCGTGGGTCAATGCCATGCTCCTCCTCGCAACACAACGTCGGGGGATGCGTTTCATCATAAAATGTAAGAACGACTACCGCTGGCTCGCCCCTTTGTATAGGATAATGAAAATAATACCTATAACGAACAACGACGGACCATTTCACACCGCACAGCTTCTAAAAGACATACACCGAGGCTTCCGCCGTGATTTCTCGGTATGTATATATATCAACGACAACGAAGACGAAGAGCAGCCGTTCCGCCACAACCCAATACAACAAATTTTAAACGAGCCGTCGTGCCCAGTCGTCCCTGTATGGACGACACAGAAGAACCGCTCTCAGCGTTTTTCTTGTGCTTTTAAACGTTTCTTCCGTTTCCGCGGGCGCACCCGCGCCATGATAACCTTTGGCAAAGAGATCTCCCGCAAAAAGACCTCTCTCGAGATATATCATTCTCTCATCAACGAAGACCCATATCGAAGGTGATAGCGTATAGGTATAGCGGCCATCAATACTTACTTTTATTGAAAATTGATCATTGATCCCTGATCATTGTATAGTGTATACTTAACATTTTTTATGATTACAGTAGGTTTACACCATGAAAAGAAAGAAGCCACGACGCCTATCATCGTTCGGATATCTTAACATTACACAGTTCCTTGGCGCCCTAAACGACAACATCTTCCAGCTTCTTCTCGCCTTCCTCCTTATCGATATCCTCGGCGCCGAGAACAGCGCCGTCATCTTGGCAACAGCTAGTGCTGTTTTTACCATACCGTTTCTCCTTTTCCTGCAGGCGTCGGGAGTCCTCGCCGACCGTGTCAGCAAGAAAAATATCATCGTCTTTGCGAAGTTCTTCGAGCTCGCCGTCATGCTCCTTGGCATCGTCGCCTTCGCTTTGCGCACAGAGGTTTTCTCATACATAGTCTTATTCTTGATGGCGACGCAGAGTGCTATCTTCGGCCCTTCGAAATATGGAATAATCCCTGAGATCGTCAAGAAAGAGCGTATCGCCAAAGCCAATGGATACATTTCGCTATTCTCCTTCGGCGCAATAATATTAGGAACCTTCTTCGCGGCGTTTCTCACCGATATCACCAACAGGAACTTTATTCTATCTGCATCGGCATGCTCTCTTATTGCCCTCGTCGGGGTGTGGTCGAGCCTTAAAATCAAAGACACACCTCCATCAGGGTCGCGCACCAAGTTCAACCCGCTCTTCATCTATGAAGTGTATAAGACGCTAAACCGTTCGAGAAATTATAACCACCTTCTTACCG
Above is a genomic segment from Waddliaceae bacterium containing:
- a CDS encoding MFS transporter; the encoded protein is MILRRKARKNYTSFAFLNIAQFLGAMNDNIFKLLLVFLLIDIKGAENSPVILATAGAVFVIPFLLFSQASGVLADRISKRNIVVFTKFLELFVMLLGVLAFALRTETFSYVILFLMATQSAIFGPSKYGIIPELVKKDRIAKANGLLSLFSFTAIVFGTFLAAFLTDITERNFVLTALFCSFISLLGIFASLKIEKTPPSGSHKKFNPFFLYEIYKTLARSLKYNHLLTAVLASAFFFFVGAFMQLNIIPFAMSSLGLTDVQGGYLFLLVAIGIGTGSFLAGIISGKQVELGLVPIGGLGIVGCCIVLTIFPTHLNVVAGSITLLGVFGGFFIVPVDSFIQITSPKEYRGQTLATMNFMSFIGVLCASMLLMLFSEKFALTPNQGFIGMGLITLFVTLIITITILDYFVRFLSLVVSNILFRVRLNGKKNVPASGPVLLICRHSSWVNAMLLLATQRRGMRFIIKCKNDYRWLAPLYRIMKIIPITNNDGPFHTAQLLKDIHRGFRRDFSVCIYINDNEDEEQPFRHNPIQQILNEPSCPVVPVWTTQKNRSQRFSCAFKRFFRFRGRTRAMITFGKEISRKKTSLEIYHSLINEDPYRR